The following proteins are co-located in the Anas platyrhynchos isolate ZD024472 breed Pekin duck chromosome 1, IASCAAS_PekinDuck_T2T, whole genome shotgun sequence genome:
- the RASSF8 gene encoding ras association domain-containing protein 8 — protein MELKVWVDGVQRIVCGVTEVTTCQEVVIALAQAIGRTGRYALIEKWRDTERHLAPHENPVVSLNKWGQYASDVQLILRRTGPSLSERPTSDSVARGPERTLYRQSLPPLAKLRPPNDKAMKRREPKRKSLTFTGGAKGLMDIFGKSKESEFKQKVLNNCKTTAEELKKLIHLQTDKLQCIEKQLESNEAEIRYWEQKYNSSLEEEILKLEQKIKRNEVEIEEEEFWENELQIEQENEKQLKEQLQEMRQRILECESKLKDYVSQIHDMESGLEAEKLHREVQESQVNEEEVKEKIEKVKGEIDIQGQQSLRLENGIKAVERSLGQATKRLQDREQELEQLTKELRQVNLQQFIQQTGTKVTVLPADPIEVEAPHVELEREPTFQSGSLKRPGSSRQLPSNLRILQNPLSSGFNPEGIYV, from the exons GGCGCACCGGTCGCTACGCGCTGATCGAGAAGTGGCGGGACACCGAGCGGCACCTGGCGCCCCACGAGAACCCCGTGGTGTCGCTCAACAAGTGGGGGCAGTACGCCAGCGACGTGCAGCTGATCCTGCGCCGCACCGGGCCCTCCCTGAGCGAGAGGCCCACCTCGGACAGCGTGGCTCGCGGCCCCGAGAGGACTTTGTACCGGCAGAGCCTGCCACCCCTGGCCAAGCTGCGGCCTCCAAATGACAAAGCCATGAAGCGGAGGGAGCCGAAAAGGAAGTCCCTGACCTTCACTGGTGGGGCGAAGGGGCTAATGGACATCTTCGGTAAAAGTAAGGAGTCTGAGTTCAAGCAGAAGGTGCTCAACAACTGCAAAACGACGGCAGAAGAGCTGAAGAAGCTGATTCACCTCCAGACAGATAAACTGCAGTGCATTGAGAAGCAGCTGGAGTCCAACGAGGCGGAGATCCGGTACTGGGAGCAGAAGTACAACTCCAGTCTGGAGGAAGAAATCCTCAAGCTAGAgcagaagatcaaaagaaacGAAGTAGAGATCGAGGAGGAAGAGTTCTGGGAAAACGAGCTGCAGATCGAGCAAGAGAACGAGAAACAGCTAAaggagcagctccaggagaTGAGGCAGAGGATCCTAGAATGCGAGAGCAAGCTGAAGGACTACGTGTCGCAGATCCACGATATGGAGAGTGGCCTCGAAGCGGAGAAGTTGCATCGGGAAGTTCAAGAATCCCAAGTGAATGAAGAAGAGGTCAAAGAAAAGATTGAGAAGGTGAAAGGTGAAATTGATATTCAGGGCCAGCAAAGTTTACGATTGGAAAACGGCATCAAAGCTGTAGAAAGATCTCTGGGCCAAGCTACCAAACGGTTACAG GACAGGGAACAAGAACTGGAGCAACTGACAAAGGAGCTGCGACAGGTCAATCTCCAACAGTTTATCCAGCAAACAGGAACGAAGGTCACGGTGCTGCCTGCAGACCCCATTGAGGTGGAGGCCCCACATGTGGAGCTCGAGAGAG AGCCAACATTTCAGTCTGGGTCATTGAAGCGCCCTGGCTCATCGAGGCAGCTCCCCAGTAACCTTCGGATTCTGCAGAATCCCTTGTCGTCTGGTTTTAACCCGGAGGGCATTTACGTATGA